A part of Bacillota bacterium genomic DNA contains:
- a CDS encoding thiamine pyrophosphate-dependent dehydrogenase E1 component subunit alpha, which yields MDKQKLLDYYRKMVLVRRFEETMEEYAKKGYIPGFLHLGIGQEASQVGAMSAFEPGDYVLPDHRGHGVCLMVGTPTREVMAEIFGKKTGTNGGRGGSMHVADLKRGNIGNNAIQGSTMATACGLAVSAQVKKTKSITFDFLGDGTVGRGEFHESLNLAGIWKLPIVYVLVNNGYAISTRATDAHPLADLAKMGCAYNIPGVTVDGNDVEAVAAAVKEAADRARRGDGATIVELKTYRWQGHFSGDPASYRPAEELAAWKEKCPIKHLRTQLLGKKLTDEAALKAIADDVEREIQDALKFAIDSPTPTIEDALRFVYVGREVAGK from the coding sequence ATGGACAAACAGAAGCTCCTCGATTACTACCGCAAGATGGTCCTCGTCCGGCGCTTCGAGGAGACCATGGAAGAGTACGCCAAGAAGGGCTACATTCCGGGTTTCCTTCACCTCGGCATCGGGCAGGAGGCCTCCCAGGTCGGCGCGATGTCGGCCTTCGAGCCCGGCGACTACGTTCTCCCCGACCACCGCGGTCACGGCGTCTGCCTGATGGTCGGTACCCCGACCCGGGAAGTGATGGCCGAGATCTTCGGCAAGAAGACCGGCACCAACGGCGGCCGCGGCGGCAGCATGCACGTGGCCGACCTGAAGCGAGGCAACATCGGCAACAACGCCATCCAGGGTTCGACCATGGCCACCGCCTGTGGGCTGGCCGTCTCGGCCCAGGTCAAGAAGACCAAGTCGATCACCTTCGACTTCCTCGGTGACGGCACGGTCGGCCGCGGCGAGTTCCACGAAAGCCTCAACCTGGCCGGCATCTGGAAGCTCCCGATCGTCTACGTCCTGGTCAACAACGGCTACGCCATCTCGACCCGGGCGACCGACGCCCACCCCCTGGCCGACCTGGCCAAGATGGGCTGCGCCTACAACATCCCCGGGGTGACCGTCGACGGCAACGACGTCGAAGCCGTGGCCGCCGCGGTCAAGGAAGCGGCCGACCGCGCCCGCCGCGGCGATGGCGCGACCATCGTCGAACTGAAGACCTACCGTTGGCAGGGCCACTTCTCCGGCGACCCGGCCTCCTACCGCCCGGCCGAAGAACTCGCGGCCTGGAAAGAAAAGTGCCCCATCAAGCATCTGCGGACCCAGCTCCTTGGGAAGAAGTTGACCGATGAGGCCGCCCTCAAGGCGATCGCGGACGACGTCGAGCGGGAGATCCAGGACGCCCTCAAGTTCGCCATCGACAGCCCGACGCCGACCATCGAGGATGCCCTGCGCTTCGTCTACGTGGGAAGAGAGGTGGCCGGCAAGTGA
- a CDS encoding flavodoxin family protein: MTATPAAGTGAGRTLVNPAVAAAGVKLLAIAGSIRHGGNSEMLAQAALDGAAAAGAQVELVTLAGKRIATCRGTCHDKCHGPAAPVEPWRACVYKDDAPEVLAKMVEADAVILVAPVFHAGLPGTLRCLMDRCNALSRFADEAITSVMAGKVGGAVAVGGARHGGQEAVLGQLIDFFLATQMIPITLAEHQGYRGVASVAEPAGAVAGDEWVDYATKHEAALPLARVYGAKLAGEAAVVKLGRQAARRLNQVE; encoded by the coding sequence AATCCGGCGGTGGCCGCGGCCGGGGTGAAGCTCCTGGCCATCGCCGGCAGCATCAGGCACGGCGGCAACAGCGAGATGTTGGCCCAGGCGGCCCTCGACGGGGCGGCCGCGGCCGGCGCCCAGGTCGAGCTGGTGACCCTGGCGGGAAAGCGGATTGCCACCTGCCGCGGAACGTGCCACGACAAGTGCCACGGGCCGGCCGCCCCCGTCGAGCCCTGGCGGGCCTGCGTTTACAAGGACGATGCCCCGGAGGTATTGGCCAAGATGGTCGAGGCCGACGCGGTCATCCTGGTCGCCCCGGTCTTCCACGCCGGTCTCCCCGGGACCCTGCGGTGCCTGATGGATCGGTGCAACGCCCTGTCCCGCTTCGCCGACGAGGCGATCACCAGCGTCATGGCGGGCAAGGTCGGCGGGGCGGTGGCCGTCGGCGGCGCCCGCCACGGCGGCCAGGAAGCCGTCCTCGGGCAACTCATCGACTTCTTCCTGGCCACCCAGATGATCCCGATCACCCTGGCCGAGCATCAGGGGTACCGCGGGGTAGCCTCGGTGGCCGAACCGGCCGGGGCGGTGGCCGGCGATGAGTGGGTCGATTACGCCACGAAGCACGAAGCGGCCCTCCCCCTGGCCCGAGTCTACGGGGCCAAGCTGGCCGGCGAAGCGGCCGTGGTCAAGTTGGGCCGGCAGGCCGCCCGGCGACTGAATCAGGTTGAATAG